The Triticum aestivum cultivar Chinese Spring chromosome 5A, IWGSC CS RefSeq v2.1, whole genome shotgun sequence genomic sequence TAAACCCTAAGGTGCAGCCAAGGTTAATGCAGATCTAGCCATGAACCTTGCAGGATGCAGGCAATCTGGTAAAAGGGCGTACACATTCTCTCTGATcagtacggcggcggcggcggcggtggcggttggtGCGGCGCGCGAGCAGCAAGCGGCCACATCACTTCTTGCGGCTGCGGCTGGCAGGCGTAGACGGGCACGCCACAAGGTTCCACGGGCTGTGCTGCCGACGGGGTCAAGTGCGGCGCCTGCCGCCGTTGGTGACGCTGCTCTTGCGGCTCCGGCTGGTGCTGACGGGCGCGGTGTTCATCCGCGTCCGCGCTGCCGCAGAGCGACACGGAGACGGGCATCGGCGCGTCGTCGTCGGCGGGGAGGCGGTGGAAGGTGGGGTTCgtgaaggcggcggcgacgacgacgattgTTGTCGCGGCGTAGAGCGGGCCCACGACTGCGCCGCCGACGATCTGGCCGTGCGGGCCGGCGAGCGAGATGGAGAGCCCGGCAGCGACGGCCGCGGCCTGGGGCGCCACGGCGGCCATGGCCGGGGGCAGGAAGGTGGCGGAGATGGAGAGGATCTCGAACCGGCCCTGGAAGACGACGACGGCCGGGGCAGCACCGGGCGCCGTGGGGCAGGGGTGGCGGAGCGAGACGTTGCCGACGGCGCCGGTGCCCGCGAGCACGCAGATCCCGAGGTTGCGGCGGCTCGCGAAGCGCGCCAGCGCCTCGGCGACGTCGCGGCCCCCGGGGATCTCGATCACGTGCGGCCGCATCGCCGCCGCGGGCTCCGCCTCCCGCGTGATCACCACGGGCGGCTTCGGCTTGTTCTTGGACCCCGGCGGCCGCCCCCTCCGCTtcttggccacctcgatgctcgaCCCGTCGCCAACGCCGCCGCCTGAAACGAGCTGGGAGCCGGCCGCACTGCCCCCGGGCTCCTTCATCTCGGCGGTACCCCGGCTGTCCACCTCATCAGAGAAGCactccagctgctgctgctgctggtcacCGTGGCCGGCATGGCGGTGGTGCATCGGCGGCGGCGTCGCGAACCGTGTGGCCGGCGCGTCCTTGCGCTCCTGGTACATGCCCTCCTTGCTCATGTCCGCCTTGCCGAAGGACATGGAGAAAGGAAGCTCACGTGGTCGCGAATGATGAGCGTAGCAGTAGAAGCTTGCAAGATGCGGCTGCTAGAGAGAGCAATGGGTCACGAGCAAGTTGGGCGATGCTAGTCGTGGGTGTTCTCTGGAGTTGGGAGCGGGATGGAGCTAGCGGTCGTCGATAAGAAAGTGATATGGGGGTGGTGGGCGCGGAGAAGAGATCAAAGGTAGCAGGCTAGCTAGCTGCAGTAGGAACAGGACAGGATGAGCCTGAGCAGCGGAGGCGGTGCCACACTGCCACCGTTGGCGAGATGGACTGGGGCTCTGGGGCTCTGGGAGGGTATCCCTTTTATCCTTTTGTCTTTTCCACACCGGTGTCCATTTTTTTTGGGCGTGCCGATCCACTGCCTAGCCTGAGAGAGCAAGGCTAGATCCCAGATGATCACAATTTGAATTCGCAGTAAAAATATCAGGTGCGATTTTGTAGCTAGCTATTTTAGTCTTCCCTGTTTATACGAGAGTATGTCTTCTTCATGGTGGTATACATAATTTGATTCAGAAGCCAGGGTTATTCTCCTTTAAAAATTATATTTCTTATTTCCTCTGTATCTAAATATAAGACGGTTTTGCAGTTTAAATAACTTTATTTTAATACAGATGGAGCATAAATTAAATCTGACACATATTAAGGCAAGAGAGGCTAGGCAGGTCGGGCAATGCATGCAAACTCTCTTGCGATCATGCTGGAAAGTAAAACGCGGTGCAAACCATGATAGGTGTTGGTATATATCAATCAATCTGTTGATGGATGGTTGATTCATGCATACAGACATACATATATATCTTGTCTTGGATCATCTGACCATGAGTACTTCCACATTTCATCCATACCCATATTAACTGTCAATGGTTGTTGTGGCGCCATTGCCTTGGACGTTGTTGCCCAGCCGGTCAACGCCCTCTCTGGACACCATGGACGACGACTCGCTCCCAGGCTCAACCCCAACCATGAAGCACTGGTCTGCACCCATTTGCATCTGCATCTGCATCATCTGTTGTTGTTGGTAGGACACCATTGGGTTGCCGCCCATCATCTCGTGGTGGGGGTTGTTCACCATGGGGAGCACCAAGCTGCCCGTCATCGCCAAGCCGACTCTGGCGGCATGCAATTGGTACGAAGAATCTTCAGATAGAAACAACGGAGGCGCCAGCGACAACGATGCGCCGTAGTCCATGGGAGGCGGGAACGTACATGAGTTGAGGGAGCCCTGTTGCTGCTCTCCTCCTATGAACATGGGCATGTGCATGGCGTACGACGGGGTCACCACCTTCTTGACTCCAATGTTCTTATGGAAGATTTTGCAAACCACACGCTCCTTCTACCAACATACATAAATTAAATCAGTGCAAATCAACTATGGCCAATAGCTAGGTACATGCAGGCGTGTTCATGATTCATATGCATTACTACTCTAGGTTTAAATACCTTGGAAGATGCATTAATGGCGGCAGCTTTGGCGATGGCGGTAGATGGGCCATATGCAGGCTGCTTGCTGATCTCAAGCCTGTACTCGTGCATGACCCAGTTGGTCTTCTCCCCCCTAGGCGCCCTGCCCTTATAGAACACGAGCGTCTTCTTCATGCCGATGAGAGTGGGCAGTGGGTGGAAGATCTCCTTGTCCTTGCCAGTGGCCTTCCAGTAGCCGGCTTTCGTGGCCCGGTTGGTCTGTATCCCCGTGGGATACTTGCGGTCCTTCTGACAGTAGAAGTACCACTCCTTCTCCCCCATCTTTGCCTTCTTGGGGAGCTCATACGGGTCGTTCTTATTCAGATCCACCTCCGCGATCGCTATCGCGGTGAAGGTTGGGTTGAGCACCTTGGGGACCAGGTACGAGGTGATGATCTCCTCATCGGTAGGGTGGAACCTAAACCCCGAAGGGAGCTCTAgttggtgttggtgttgttgttgaaCTTGAAGGTGGTCTGCCATGGCGAAGGCTCTTTAGGCAATGGATTCTGGGGTGGCACAAATATGGGAGGCGGCCATAGAGATGTAAACAACTATTGACGAAATACAATGAGCTTGGAATACAGGAGGGGGCGCTTAAATATAAGACAATGCGTGTATCGGCAAGGTACTTGCCAAAGAAGCCTTAACACTTTATGACCTTTGTTTAATTTGGTTCCTAGCGGTAGTGGATGGATAAAGATAGCTTCATTGTCTTTACAACGTGGCTCTCCTTATCCTACTATGGGGGCCACGCCCTGGTGGTGACAGGTGATCAGTTTCTCGAACTTCTCTAAGCCATCGCCATGCCAGGTCGCACATTCAGTTTTGTTCTTATTCTTCTTAACGTGTGCATATGTTGTCCTCATACTACCTACCTGCTCGTCCCATTTGCATGCTtatgttgttgttgccttgttttGTGATGCAAAAGCAAACACACACCCACATTTGTCTCACCAACTATGTGCACAATATATAGCTAGCAACATTGTTGTTATCTATGACATTTGATCAATCGAGTTAAATCTACCTATATGTACTACACATTCTTTTTTTGTGGGGATGTACTATACATTCCACCCCCATGCATTTACCATATACTATAGCCGACCCCTGTGTGTTTACACAAAAAACCATGTGTGCATTTCTAGAGTCTCCGGACATTAGATGAACTAGATGACCCATAGCTTTGACGATATATGATTATGTTCATACTATGTGTGTATTCACCTTGACGATGATCATTGCCCATAGCTTTTTTCGGCGACACATAAGTTGTTTGGTTGAGTAGGCTAATGGACTATGAGATTTTTTTGATACTCTGGCCTTTCCTCATCTTGTAATTGCGACGGAAAAAAACAACCGAGATGTTAAGTGAAACATTTGAAGGATGTTTCTAGCGAATCACCTGCAAGTGATTATATTCGTATTGCATTGTAATTGTCTTGTATACTTACCAATGATAGAAAGCAATGATCGTTGCCCATGTGCTTTATTGACCGACCAAGGCAACCCAACGACCGGATAGATAGAAAGCCCAATCACAACCcacactgttggggatataaccccgtgatatgacccgcccaggaggggccgggtcatattATTGGAGACTTACAATGGAAGGCGCAGTAAGGCCTAAGAAGACCGAAGGCGGCTTATAAGCGGGCTGTTGAAGGCCACGACCCGGAGGCGTCTCAAGACCCGAAGGTGTGAGCCGCATGATGGTAGCTTGCCTAACAAGGCGAGGTAATTTAGAGACATGGTCGGTTACGTTGTGTGATATGAACCGTACTCTTGTAAGCCGCCGGATcccgacctatgtatataaaggcgagacccaatgacgggttaactcaagaaacaatcgatcgagagctaggtcaagtgtattcgctcccttgtaatcgaaactcaagcaatacaactagaaggaTGACGTAGGCATTTACCTCATTgtgaggagtgagggagtcctggattaaggggtccttggacagccggactatgtactttggccggactgctgtactatgaagatacaagattgaaggcttcgtcccgtgtccgggtgggactctcctttgcgtggaaggcaagcttggcgattcagatatgtagatctccttctctgtaacagactctgtgtaaccctagccccctccggtgtctatataaaccggagggtttagtccgtagaacaacaatcataatcataggctagcctctagggtttagcctctacgatctcgtggtagatcaactattgtaatactcatatcatcaagatcaatcaagcaggaagtagggtattacctccatcgagagggcccgaacctgggtaaacattgtgtcccccgcctcctgttaccatcacccttagacgcacagttcgggaccccctacccgagatccgcccgttttaacaccgacattggtgctttcattgagagttccactgtgccgtcacgtaaaggcttgatggctccttcgatcatcggcaacgatgcgatccagggtgaggtttttctccccagactgatcgtcgtattcggcggcttcgtactgcgggccaactcgcttggccatctggagcagatcgagagctacgcacctggccatcaggtcaggtttggaagcttgaactatactgccgacatctgcggagacttgatcttcgacggattcgagcccatgtcaagtgtgccgcacagtcacgacgagcatgacttagctctgccgtcggacggtgttcgggagatcacacctgtggctactccggccctcaatccggagcagatcgtgccgtccgaggacgggtggatggaccccgccacggaggccgcacactcagcggcgatagagccgaacactgacttcacctcctatgagacctgtgttgccagacccttggattcgtccccggccacaggctctgaaccgcctacgtccgtgcctatcgaatccgattgggcaccgatcatggattttacctccgcggatatctttcagcactcgcccttgggcgatgtgcaaaattcattgaggtctctctccttgtcaggagacccttggccgaactatgtccggcttgagtgggaagcggacgacgaagaaattcattccccacccaccacccacttaatagccactgtcgacgacttaaccgacatgcttgatttcggctccgaagacatcaactgtatggacgacgatgcaggagaagaacaggaaccaccgcccacagggcactggacatccacctcatatatatatatatatatatatatatatatatatatatatatatatatatatatatattggtggacacccccaaagaaagcgatggcaataaggcaacggaggataatcccctcgagaagcaatctaagcaccggcatcatcggtgccgctctaagccccgccagagcaaaagcagcgataccggcacaagagacaataacgctgcggatagtgccgaagacgaagaaaatcCCCTctagccaggcttcgagcgggaggatgggtgtcggtgtcaaaaccggcggatctcgggtagggggtcccgaactgtgcgtctaaggcggatggtaacaggaggcaggggacacgatgttttacccaggttcgggccctcttgatggaggtaaaaccctatgtcctacttgattgttcttgataatatgagtagtacaagagttgatctaccacgagatcagataggctaaaccctagaagctagcctatggtatgattgtatgttgtcctacggactaaaaccctccagtttatatagacacgggagggggctagggttacacagagtcggttacaaggaaggagatctacatatccgtattgccaagcttgccttccacgccaaggagagtcccatccggacacgggacgaagtcttcaatcttgtatcttcatagtccaacagtccggccaaaggatataatccggctgttcggataccccctaatccaggactccctcagtagcccctgaaccaggcttcaatgacgatgagtctggcgcgcagattgtcttcggcatgcacaaggtgggttcctcctccgaatacttaatagaagattttgaacacgaggatcatgtctggctctgcaaaataagttccacataccaccgtagagggaataatatttacacaaatctaatctgctgacgtaccccgtagtgtgacatcacaccacagccaggtctttattcaaatcgtttttcataacctacctcagcatgtttcgcgaggcggtttccttggcacgtcttgtcgaagcagagattgtgtccccttattatgggattctcattaacacggacgtgggtaacccaaccgtgcctattggtaggactcctaaatcttaggcaagtcccaaacggccatgaggatgacgcttgatattcaccctctttataaaggggacaaggccttttcctctcgatcttaatcgaatccgcctctcgcatcgagttccaacacccaaagctcaggtttaggcacttcggaccttcaatcatgtacggatccaaccttcaaggttggtggatgccttcctccgtcacagaggaggacatcaagaagttgagagaggccagatatctgaccgtcgaaatttcgcatcggctgcctgcccgagggcaggtcgtccctactcccgaacccaacgagagcgtcgtgtttgtctcccacttcctccgaggactgggCCTCGCtatggatcccttcgttaggggtcttatgttctattacaggctagattttcacgatctggccccggattcccttcttcacatctcgacatttattatcgtatgcgaggccttcctccgcattacccctcacttcggcctgtggctcaagacctttgatgtgaagccgaagatgatcgaggggtagcacgcagcgtgcggaggcgcttcaataagcaaaattgctgatgctccatggcctaaGGGTTACTTCCTAGAGGTGTCTGGATTGTggtagcgggagtggttctacatcgcagctccccgaagtgccaagtgggtagctgcccccgcctttcgctcaggtcccccaccacaactgatgtcatggatcaatagggggctgagctggggtccagccaaggacgtgccaatattgcaaagccgtatccgagatctcttcgagagagatatcagtctggttatggtcgtgcaagttatgctagttcgtcaagtctagccttgcaaacgccggccccttcgcatgtgggaattcaacccggaaggaccgcgagctatccaacatttcctcggcatgatgcacgaagagatgtacaaattgttctttggaccataaataatgtgtccggacatcaccgaggatgcaggtctgagctgcaatcacccggatacccaagtaagtagccccgcatccgaacacactgtccATTTTATTTATAGCAACGTTGCCAAAAAAGCCTCTCTTTgtccaggattggatagcgaaggcaaagttgatcacgTGTCCGGCCCCCCaccctgagacctcaccaaatcccgtgctaaccaggatgctggagatcgtgccttatcaagcgccctcaggagaggataaaggggggaacaaggaggctagcgcctccaTGAAGGTGATTAGCCGGGGAGGAGGAACCGAAACTtactctccccagggaaggaagagaacTGCCTCTGAGGACCCcgagacaatggtctccaaacaGGGGAAGAAATCTCCACCGAagggtcctgccctgggggataccctggctgtactatgccctcaaggggaccatccctccaccgagctgtaagtaaaagggtacttaataacGAAAATATGTtgctttacttctgaggaaaataatcaaagcatttatcttgcagttcggatcttagcccttctcagcagagctcgtcttcgggggatcttcttccagagatgatggagagtgaaacgcctccccctgccacaccgcctcacAAAGCAGGCGACCACGAGGGGTCGTCGCAGAGGGTTTCTccagatccggcaaggccagaaggtaatcctatggccacccgaagtcctcaacATCCGACTcctgaagagagcaatcaaaagagtccggcaccgtccggtgtgcggtcggacgtactgagggatctgctggagcaagcggctatctcagaagagcaccacacgttgatgggtacagtgattaaaaggatttcgtccgccgaaagcgggttgcatgaagcctttatgagtttACTAATGAGTTTTGTGGTATGTGAAATGacgtacatttttgacagtaccgcacatttttagatgtgccctgtgtagatagtagcccctaagactctggttgtcgtcgaaaacggcggcaaacagaggatcatagtcccatgtaattaccagactgcctttatgtgcaggtggtggaagctccggtggctagccggactgatgggtttgccgaactaaagcggtagctgccgacatcgtgcttgtcaacaagcggcttgacgaggcacagggtcagtgatttttctggtgattgtcacatagtaagagcagcatgatgccagtatctttaatatgttgtgactgtagatggagctgccaccgtggagacccttcgggcggagcttgcccgagccaaggagcacgCAAGGAGCAACAATGCGGCCGCGTTAAAGGCGGCCAAGGGTTTatgggccgaacaggccgcacattgcgagagcaaagaaaaaatttccaagatggccgtggagttaaaagatgctgctgaccgttaccggcttcttgaagaagaaaaccgggcgaaggcgacggacctggagaaggcccgggtggctgccaaggaagcccgctccaaaattagagcgacgaaggaggagctgaatcaagctgcggacatcgtttctgggaagcccttcttgtcgcggactaagttcggagatccaaaatatgctcctctagaccagctatggagttctgcagacgaatacatggatttggctgcaagtgctgctgatgcggccgagtacttcaaggatcagaaaggtcctgaagtggagaagctgttctggtcacagtttcatgctcgagtccgtccgctgttgctgaatgagcgattgaccggttgggccgagctccatagattatccggacttgccatgaggtccgtagtggatcatctgtggccaggagggccaaggctgaatagctactttagcttagtgcaacaattccttggtgttgtgccacgcatcaatgctgtaaagaggtcagcgtgcatagagggctcgtggatggcccttgcccgtgtcaaaacatactaggcggagatggatgccaccactgttgtggcacagggttcggccatagaccgagtggctgccgagcactactttgaagaagttcttgaaggcgctcgtttgatagaggctcagtgctcgaagaatattatgtttaagtgacatgtattcccattgtaggaacaatgttttattgaatttatcaaggctgtgtttatacttttgcccgaaagtgctatgatgcctcctgtgcggccgttgatgtatatatgtatataacctgaaagatggcaatcgtcggcttcagcccccacgcatataatgcgggggtgtttgcagaagatgcatgttcacacttgatccaacgtcttggtccattaaggaggtgatagcgcagcgaactaggcaatcagactataatgctttaacagtttcacttagccagaggagtttgacagtggggctactatatagcccttggtgGCTCTGCGCTCATTcggattcggggcgcgtacatgcctggccgggaaatggcccttcgttaaggcggaggaatcccgaagattccgctaggtcatcgagtggttgaccagtctcacgctatatcatgacagtcagttttcggctttctgtactgaggtgctcgtccggatgaaccagggcacaatcgcagtagttctcctggtgccgccttagccgatagagcggaacgtaaggcaacaaaacacaggagccgggcaaaccgaacatttcaccaaagacatgattcggagctgatgcatatatggccaaactcgtgacgccgaacactccctagggtattcggtctttatgttGTAAACCGGGTcgaaacagtgccctttgtaataagcccctggtctaggtacgtgcaatattctgacatggccacatgccaatacgtcagcatccttctcaattgtactgagaatccgagggatgtgtatcaacaagagacagtaaaaaaggtttacgcagggtcttaatctaaaaagaatccttagaacgggtccctgctgcacgtctgcgcctgtgtctccgttgtgccgtattctggacgggtgtagcacgatagtcatctgaaaaagagaggaacttagttgaaaagttgtcgtgcaaaaggtaggttatactaaataaaccatgtacagttcaaaatgagtaaagttgagcctaattgccacttttttgcgtgtgttgagccccttgtattgtaataggggta encodes the following:
- the LOC123107175 gene encoding AT-hook motif nuclear-localized protein 17 produces the protein MSFGKADMSKEGMYQERKDAPATRFATPPPMHHRHAGHGDQQQQQLECFSDEVDSRGTAEMKEPGGSAAGSQLVSGGGVGDGSSIEVAKKRRGRPPGSKNKPKPPVVITREAEPAAAMRPHVIEIPGGRDVAEALARFASRRNLGICVLAGTGAVGNVSLRHPCPTAPGAAPAVVVFQGRFEILSISATFLPPAMAAVAPQAAAVAAGLSISLAGPHGQIVGGAVVGPLYAATTIVVVAAAFTNPTFHRLPADDDAPMPVSVSLCGSADADEHRARQHQPEPQEQRHQRRQAPHLTPSAAQPVEPCGVPVYACQPQPQEVMWPLAARAPHQPPPPPPPPY
- the LOC123107176 gene encoding NAC domain-containing protein 26 isoform X1, which gives rise to MADHLQVQQQHQHQLELPSGFRFHPTDEEIITSYLVPKVLNPTFTAIAIAEVDLNKNDPYELPKKAKMGEKEWYFYCQKDRKYPTGIQTNRATKAGYWKATGKDKEIFHPLPTLIGMKKTLVFYKGRAPRGEKTNWVMHEYRLEISKQPAYGPSTAIAKAAAINASSKKERVVCKIFHKNIGVKKVVTPSYAMHMPMFIGGEQQQGSLNSCTFPPPMDYGASLSLAPPLFLSEDSSYQLHAARVGLAMTGSLVLPMVNNPHHEMMGGNPMVSYQQQQMMQMQMQMGADQCFMVGVEPGSESSSMVSREGVDRLGNNVQGNGATTTIDS
- the LOC123107176 gene encoding NAC domain-containing protein 26 isoform X2, giving the protein MADHLQVQQQHQHQLELPSGFRFHPTDEEIITSYLVPKVLNPTFTAIAIAEVDLNKNDPYELPKKAKMGEKEWYFYCQKDRKYPTGIQTNRATKAGYWKATGKDKEIFHPLPTLIGMKKTLVFYKGRAPRGEKTNWVMHEYRLEISKQPAYGPSTAIAKAAAINASSKERVVCKIFHKNIGVKKVVTPSYAMHMPMFIGGEQQQGSLNSCTFPPPMDYGASLSLAPPLFLSEDSSYQLHAARVGLAMTGSLVLPMVNNPHHEMMGGNPMVSYQQQQMMQMQMQMGADQCFMVGVEPGSESSSMVSREGVDRLGNNVQGNGATTTIDS